From one Halosimplex rubrum genomic stretch:
- a CDS encoding ribokinase, which translates to MASTDPVVAVVGSYNVGLTMQVPAFPTPGETVVGRGFAEGPGGKGSNQAIAAARLGAESRFVGRVGADRYGDDAVALWEREGVDADAVTRDGAAHTGVGFVVVDEDGENEITVAPGANDRLSAAAVRDEAPAIETADTLLVQLEIGDEPVRAAVETAAEADTTVVCNPAPARELPSEVLERVDYLTPNEHEARTLAGGGDGSAGAGGEGGGGGEGESEITDEAVARELLDLGVGTVVLTRGDAGALLVSGDGVERVAAPSVDAVDTTGAGDAFNGALAVALAEGLDDRAAVRFGCGAGALAVTASEVIPGLPERGAVDDLLAEPW; encoded by the coding sequence ATGGCGAGTACTGACCCCGTCGTCGCCGTCGTCGGCAGCTACAACGTCGGCCTGACGATGCAGGTGCCGGCGTTCCCGACGCCCGGCGAGACGGTCGTCGGCCGCGGGTTCGCGGAGGGGCCCGGCGGCAAGGGGTCGAACCAGGCTATCGCCGCCGCCAGGCTCGGCGCCGAGTCGCGCTTCGTCGGCCGCGTCGGCGCGGACCGTTACGGCGACGACGCGGTCGCGCTCTGGGAGCGAGAGGGCGTCGACGCCGACGCGGTGACCCGGGACGGCGCGGCCCACACCGGCGTCGGCTTCGTCGTCGTCGACGAGGACGGCGAAAACGAGATAACCGTCGCGCCCGGGGCCAACGACCGCCTCTCGGCGGCCGCCGTGCGCGACGAGGCCCCGGCTATCGAGACCGCCGACACGCTGCTCGTCCAGCTGGAGATCGGCGACGAGCCGGTCCGGGCGGCGGTCGAGACGGCCGCCGAGGCCGACACGACGGTCGTCTGCAACCCCGCGCCCGCCCGTGAACTCCCGTCTGAGGTGCTGGAACGCGTCGACTACCTCACGCCGAACGAGCACGAAGCCCGGACGCTGGCCGGCGGCGGCGACGGTAGCGCGGGAGCGGGCGGTGAAGGTGGAGGCGGAGGCGAGGGCGAAAGCGAGATCACCGACGAAGCGGTCGCCCGCGAGCTGCTCGACCTCGGCGTCGGGACCGTCGTGCTGACGCGCGGCGACGCGGGCGCGCTGCTGGTCTCCGGGGACGGCGTCGAGCGCGTCGCAGCACCGTCCGTCGACGCGGTCGACACGACCGGCGCCGGCGACGCGTTCAACGGCGCGCTGGCCGTCGCGCTCGCGGAAGGGCTGGACGACCGAGCAGCCGTGCGGTTCGGCTGTGGGGCCGGCGCGCTCGCGGTGACCGCGTCGGAGGTGATCCCCGGTCTCCCCGAGCGGGGCGCCGTCGACGACCTGCTCGCCGAGCCGTGGTGA
- a CDS encoding ATP-binding cassette domain-containing protein, translating to MSQQDPILYTERLTKRFGNIHAVEDVDFEVRDGEVMALVGDNGAGKSTLIKMLCGVHEPTSGNIFVQGEEVSFDDYNDARAKGIETVYQELALAPNQTVAANVFLGHEPTRMGRLGSLLNLVDEERMVEEAKTNLDRVKIPVDPEAKVKNTSGGQQQAVAIARALQSNPDILIMDEPTSALSIEGARNVLRVIDDLRDQGLTIVLISHNIRHVLGIADRVSVLAQGRLMGVREADEVTRNEVIALMMGAEDESEFEEFDLSRTAESEETSA from the coding sequence ATGTCCCAACAGGATCCGATACTCTACACGGAACGGCTCACGAAACGGTTCGGGAACATCCACGCCGTCGAGGACGTGGACTTCGAGGTCCGGGACGGCGAGGTCATGGCGCTGGTCGGCGACAACGGCGCCGGCAAGTCCACGCTCATCAAGATGCTCTGTGGCGTCCACGAGCCGACCAGCGGGAACATCTTCGTCCAGGGAGAGGAGGTGTCGTTCGACGACTACAACGACGCCCGCGCGAAGGGCATCGAGACCGTCTACCAGGAGCTGGCGCTGGCGCCCAACCAGACCGTCGCCGCGAACGTCTTCCTCGGCCACGAGCCGACCAGGATGGGACGGCTCGGCAGCCTGCTCAACCTCGTCGACGAGGAGCGGATGGTCGAGGAGGCGAAGACGAACCTCGACCGGGTGAAGATCCCCGTCGACCCCGAAGCGAAGGTCAAAAACACCTCCGGCGGCCAGCAGCAGGCCGTCGCCATCGCCCGCGCGCTCCAGTCGAACCCCGACATCCTCATCATGGACGAGCCGACGAGCGCGCTGTCGATCGAGGGGGCGCGCAACGTCCTCCGGGTGATCGACGACCTGCGCGACCAGGGACTGACGATCGTCCTCATCAGCCACAACATCCGCCACGTCCTCGGCATCGCCGACCGGGTCTCGGTCCTGGCGCAGGGTCGACTGATGGGCGTCCGCGAGGCCGACGAGGTCACCCGGAACGAGGTCATCGCGCTGATGATGGGCGCCGAGGACGAGTCCGAGTTCGAGGAGTTCGACCTCTCGCGGACCGCCGAGTCGGAGGAGACCTCCGCATGA
- the rbsD gene encoding D-ribose pyranase, producing the protein MKRDPDSILNAELSRAVADAGHTDRLMVVDAGFPIPADARRIDLALTRGVPEVSTVLEAVHDELIPERVLYAEDVPEMNPDFDAFLRELYDGSGAELETVPHEAVLDQGTEAKAIVRTGEFLPWGNVVIQCGTDPKPWFDGENVTMPEAYRERYEEMYGESP; encoded by the coding sequence ATGAAGCGCGACCCCGACAGCATCCTCAACGCCGAACTGAGCCGCGCCGTCGCGGACGCGGGCCACACCGACCGCCTCATGGTCGTCGACGCGGGGTTCCCGATCCCCGCGGACGCCCGGCGGATCGACCTCGCCCTGACCCGCGGCGTCCCCGAGGTTTCCACGGTTCTCGAAGCGGTCCACGACGAACTGATCCCCGAGCGAGTACTGTACGCCGAGGACGTGCCGGAGATGAACCCCGACTTCGACGCGTTCCTGCGGGAACTCTACGACGGGTCGGGCGCCGAACTCGAGACCGTCCCCCACGAGGCGGTCCTCGACCAGGGCACGGAGGCGAAGGCGATCGTCCGGACGGGCGAGTTCCTGCCCTGGGGCAACGTCGTGATCCAGTGCGGCACCGACCCGAAACCCTGGTTCGACGGCGAGAACGTCACGATGCCCGAGGCCTACCGCGAGCGCTACGAGGAGATGTACGGCGAGTCGCCCTGA
- a CDS encoding OBG GTPase family GTP-binding protein, with protein sequence MGLEEEIREIEEEIAETPYNKSTEEHIGRLKAKLADKKEKLENQSSAGGGGGYAVEKTGDATVALVGFPSVGKSTLLNALTNAESEVGSYEFTTLDVNPGMLKYNDANIQILDVPGLIEGAAEGRGGGQAVLSVVRTADLVVFVLSVFEIDQYRRLYDELYNNKVRLDTEPPNVSIRKKHKDGISVTSSVDLELDEQTIKSVLRERGYVNANVNIGEQVDIDRLLDGVLDNREYLPSLVSVNKADLIEPDYLDTVHEQLRDHDIDPDETIFISAVEEKGLDALKQAIWEELGLIRVYMDKPGRGVDYDEPLVLREGDTIEDACEKLGGEFEERFRFARVSGPSAKHDEQQVGMDHQLADEDVLRILTTR encoded by the coding sequence ATGGGGCTCGAAGAGGAGATCCGCGAGATCGAAGAGGAGATCGCCGAGACGCCCTACAACAAGTCGACCGAGGAGCACATCGGTCGGCTGAAGGCCAAACTCGCGGACAAGAAGGAGAAGCTGGAGAACCAGTCCTCGGCCGGCGGCGGCGGGGGCTACGCCGTCGAGAAGACCGGCGACGCCACCGTCGCCCTGGTCGGCTTCCCCAGCGTCGGCAAGTCGACGCTGCTGAACGCCCTCACTAACGCCGAGAGCGAAGTCGGGTCCTACGAGTTCACCACGCTCGACGTGAACCCCGGCATGCTCAAATACAACGACGCCAACATCCAGATCCTCGACGTGCCCGGGCTCATCGAGGGCGCCGCCGAGGGCCGCGGCGGCGGCCAGGCCGTTCTCTCGGTCGTCCGGACCGCCGATCTGGTCGTGTTCGTCCTCTCGGTGTTCGAGATCGACCAGTACCGGCGCCTCTACGACGAACTGTACAACAACAAGGTTCGCCTCGACACCGAACCCCCCAACGTCTCCATCCGGAAGAAACACAAAGACGGCATCAGCGTCACCTCCAGCGTCGACCTGGAGCTCGACGAGCAGACCATCAAGAGCGTCCTGCGCGAGCGCGGGTACGTCAACGCCAACGTGAACATCGGCGAACAGGTCGACATCGACCGCCTCCTCGACGGCGTGCTGGACAACCGCGAGTACCTCCCCTCGCTGGTCTCGGTCAACAAGGCCGACCTCATCGAGCCCGACTACCTCGACACCGTCCACGAGCAGCTGCGCGACCACGACATCGACCCCGACGAGACCATCTTCATCAGCGCCGTGGAGGAGAAAGGACTCGACGCCCTCAAGCAGGCCATCTGGGAGGAGCTCGGGCTCATCCGGGTCTACATGGACAAACCCGGCCGCGGCGTCGACTACGACGAGCCGCTGGTCCTGCGGGAGGGCGACACCATCGAGGACGCCTGCGAGAAGCTCGGCGGCGAGTTCGAGGAGCGGTTCCGCTTCGCCCGCGTCTCCGGTCCGAGCGCCAAACACGACGAACAGCAGGTCGGCATGGACCACCAACTCGCCGACGAGGACGTGCTCCGCATCCTGACGACGCGATGA
- a CDS encoding 50S ribosomal protein L1, which translates to MADQEIENAVSRALEDSPPRNFRETVDLAINLRDIDLDDPSNRVDQDVVLPSGTGQETQIVVFAEGETALRAEDAAEEVLSSDDLADLGDNDNEAKDLADDTDFFLAEESLMQDIGRYLGTVLGPRGKMPDPIAPDDDVVEMVERLKNSVTIRSGDRRTFHTRVGAEDMDAEDIGDNIDVILRRLHADLEKGPLNIDTIYVKTTMGPAVEVA; encoded by the coding sequence ATGGCAGATCAGGAAATAGAGAACGCAGTTTCTCGCGCACTCGAGGACAGTCCGCCCCGGAACTTCCGGGAGACGGTCGACCTCGCGATCAACTTGCGCGACATCGATCTAGACGATCCGTCGAACCGCGTCGACCAGGACGTGGTCCTCCCGTCCGGTACCGGACAGGAGACCCAGATCGTCGTGTTCGCGGAGGGCGAGACCGCCCTGCGCGCCGAGGACGCAGCAGAGGAAGTCCTCAGTAGCGACGATCTCGCCGACCTGGGAGACAACGACAACGAGGCCAAGGACCTGGCCGACGACACCGACTTCTTCCTCGCCGAAGAGTCGCTGATGCAGGACATCGGTCGCTATCTCGGGACCGTCCTCGGTCCGCGAGGGAAGATGCCCGACCCCATCGCGCCGGACGACGACGTGGTGGAGATGGTCGAGCGACTGAAAAACTCCGTCACCATCCGGAGCGGCGACCGACGCACCTTCCACACCCGCGTCGGTGCCGAGGACATGGACGCCGAGGATATCGGCGACAACATCGACGTCATCCTCCGCCGCCTGCACGCAGACCTCGAGAAGGGGCCGCTCAACATCGACACCATCTACGTGAAGACGACGATGGGTCCGGCCGTGGAGGTCGCCTGA
- a CDS encoding TrmB family transcriptional regulator, which yields MSHDESAVGPDDDDLVAETASLLETFGLTSYEAKCFVALTRIGHGTAREIAEVADVPRPRVYDSVESLADRGLADVQDAQPRRFRAPEPRDAVETVRREYGERLDRLEGLLPRLQSPEPREERAGVWVVEGDDAVSDRLAALADDAGDELLVVLAVESLLTDEVRDALAAADERGVEITVASPSPAIREAVAETVPAASVVETWTWWESHPIRAGEISAILMADGRELIVSSDLETDLPGIDRHSAVWTDDERAPLVGLMRPLLAEAIRSGSPAHGPA from the coding sequence ATGTCACACGACGAGTCAGCCGTCGGTCCCGACGACGACGATCTGGTCGCCGAGACCGCGTCGCTGCTGGAGACCTTCGGACTGACGAGCTACGAGGCGAAGTGTTTCGTCGCACTGACCCGCATCGGCCACGGCACCGCCCGCGAGATCGCGGAAGTCGCCGACGTGCCCCGCCCGCGCGTCTACGACAGCGTCGAGTCGCTCGCCGACCGCGGACTCGCCGACGTGCAGGACGCACAGCCCCGGCGCTTTCGCGCCCCCGAACCCCGGGACGCCGTCGAGACCGTCCGCCGCGAGTACGGCGAGCGCCTCGACCGGCTCGAGGGGCTGCTCCCCCGGCTCCAGTCGCCCGAACCCCGCGAGGAGCGGGCCGGCGTCTGGGTCGTCGAGGGCGACGACGCCGTCAGCGACCGCCTGGCCGCGCTGGCCGACGACGCCGGCGACGAACTGCTCGTCGTCCTCGCCGTCGAGAGCCTGCTGACCGACGAGGTCCGCGACGCGCTCGCGGCCGCCGACGAACGCGGCGTCGAGATAACCGTCGCGTCGCCGAGCCCCGCTATCCGCGAGGCCGTCGCGGAGACTGTCCCCGCCGCGTCGGTCGTCGAGACCTGGACGTGGTGGGAGTCCCACCCCATCCGGGCCGGCGAGATCAGCGCTATCCTCATGGCCGACGGCCGCGAGCTGATCGTCAGTTCCGACCTGGAGACGGATCTGCCCGGGATCGACCGTCACAGCGCCGTCTGGACCGACGACGAGCGCGCGCCGCTCGTCGGGTTGATGCGACCGCTGCTCGCCGAGGCGATCCGCTCCGGATCCCCCGCTCACGGGCCGGCGTAA
- a CDS encoding 50S ribosomal protein L11 has protein sequence MAGTIEVLVPGGQANPGPPLGPELGPTPVDVQAVVQDINDQTEAFDGTEVPVTVEYDDDGSFEIEVGVPPTAELIKDEAGFDTGSGEPQETFVADLSVDQVTQIAEQKQTDLLAYDTKNAAKEVVGTCTSLGVTIEGNDPREFKERIDDGEYDDHFADEAAA, from the coding sequence ATGGCTGGAACTATCGAAGTGCTCGTCCCGGGCGGGCAGGCCAATCCGGGCCCGCCGCTTGGGCCGGAACTCGGTCCGACGCCCGTGGACGTGCAGGCAGTCGTCCAGGATATCAACGACCAGACCGAAGCGTTCGACGGCACCGAGGTCCCCGTCACCGTCGAGTACGACGACGACGGGAGCTTCGAGATCGAGGTCGGCGTCCCGCCGACGGCCGAACTCATCAAGGACGAGGCCGGCTTCGACACGGGCAGCGGCGAACCCCAGGAGACCTTCGTCGCCGACCTCTCGGTCGACCAGGTCACACAGATCGCCGAGCAGAAACAGACGGACCTGCTCGCCTACGACACGAAAAACGCCGCGAAAGAAGTCGTCGGGACCTGCACCTCGCTGGGCGTGACCATCGAGGGCAACGACCCCCGCGAGTTCAAAGAGCGCATCGACGACGGCGAGTACGACGACCACTTCGCCGACGAAGCGGCCGCGTAG
- a CDS encoding sugar ABC transporter substrate-binding protein, with protein MPRDNTDVTEIRVGKGVSRRQVMKQLGAVAAVGGLGGLAGCTQGDDSTDTPGGGGSTGTDDGGDGGGSGGAPDYQLVELNPPPTSLDFSSEPGARQITMVTHDASTSFFDPTIGGLHDAASQLGWEATFTGPSSGFSVQEQVNILDSVVDSGPDVIATTIADPAAYDDVINRALENDIPVVTYNTLALDREQMREKYGRALAYTGQDQVAAGYVCGLSMLEKLPDDASTVTPGLSDPGHSALSARAEGMEMAVRQNSDIEVTDRLNYTGDSNEGVSRIENHLTANPDLDGIMGADAFTWFIGNAIANQDMADSVVGGGFDLTGETLEHINSGNLKYTTGQDPYSQGYFPTMQMFAYMDRGMPPKDYPTGAEVIDQSNIEFAQTRSGGWGQLREYHGA; from the coding sequence ATGCCCCGTGATAACACGGATGTCACTGAGATCCGAGTGGGCAAGGGTGTATCGCGTCGCCAGGTCATGAAGCAGCTCGGTGCGGTCGCTGCGGTCGGCGGGCTCGGCGGGCTCGCCGGGTGTACCCAGGGCGACGATTCCACGGACACGCCGGGGGGTGGTGGGAGCACCGGAACGGACGACGGGGGCGACGGCGGGGGGTCCGGCGGTGCGCCCGACTACCAGCTCGTCGAACTGAATCCGCCGCCGACGTCGCTGGACTTCTCGTCGGAGCCCGGGGCGCGCCAGATCACGATGGTGACTCACGACGCCAGCACGTCCTTCTTCGACCCGACGATCGGCGGACTCCACGACGCGGCGAGCCAGCTCGGGTGGGAGGCCACGTTCACCGGCCCCTCCAGCGGGTTCAGCGTTCAGGAGCAGGTCAACATCCTCGACTCCGTCGTCGACTCCGGCCCGGACGTCATCGCGACGACGATCGCCGACCCGGCGGCCTACGACGACGTGATCAACCGGGCGCTGGAGAACGACATCCCGGTGGTGACCTACAACACGCTGGCGCTCGACCGCGAGCAGATGCGCGAGAAGTACGGCCGGGCGCTGGCCTACACCGGCCAGGACCAGGTCGCCGCGGGCTACGTCTGCGGACTGTCCATGCTCGAGAAGCTCCCGGACGACGCGTCGACGGTGACGCCCGGCCTCTCGGACCCCGGCCACAGCGCGCTGTCGGCTCGCGCGGAGGGGATGGAGATGGCCGTCCGGCAGAACTCCGACATCGAGGTGACCGACCGGCTCAACTACACCGGCGACTCCAACGAGGGCGTTTCGCGGATCGAGAACCACCTCACCGCGAACCCCGACCTGGACGGCATCATGGGCGCCGACGCGTTCACCTGGTTCATCGGCAACGCCATCGCGAACCAGGATATGGCCGACTCCGTCGTCGGCGGCGGGTTCGACCTGACCGGCGAGACGCTCGAACACATCAACAGCGGCAACCTCAAGTACACCACCGGGCAGGACCCCTACAGCCAGGGGTACTTCCCGACGATGCAGATGTTCGCCTACATGGACCGTGGGATGCCCCCCAAGGACTACCCGACCGGCGCGGAGGTCATCGACCAGTCGAACATCGAGTTCGCCCAGACCCGCTCGGGCGGCTGGGGCCAGCTCCGCGAGTACCACGGCGCCTGA
- the deoC gene encoding deoxyribose-phosphate aldolase, with product MTRTPEEVAGRIQHTEVGPTADQNRIEELCEECIEYGFDGAMVQACWAPLASDRLADTDVTVCSAVGFPMGGDRPVSKAAAIRDAVAAGAEEVDVMPNVGFVKSGRFEDVRREMELVVDASGDATVKAMLELGALDDDEAERIVDLAVDAGFDYVKNSSGWGEGGTATVERVEFLRERAPEDVKVKASGGIKTLAGADELLDAGADLLGASSGVEIVTGAVGDGEY from the coding sequence ATGACACGAACGCCCGAGGAGGTCGCGGGGCGAATCCAGCACACGGAGGTGGGCCCCACGGCCGACCAGAACCGCATCGAGGAGCTGTGCGAGGAGTGTATCGAGTACGGCTTCGACGGGGCGATGGTGCAGGCGTGCTGGGCCCCGCTGGCGAGTGACAGACTCGCGGACACCGACGTGACGGTGTGCAGCGCCGTCGGCTTCCCGATGGGGGGCGACCGACCCGTCTCGAAGGCGGCGGCCATCCGGGACGCCGTCGCCGCCGGCGCCGAGGAGGTCGACGTGATGCCCAACGTCGGATTCGTCAAGTCCGGCCGCTTCGAGGACGTTCGCCGCGAGATGGAGCTGGTCGTCGACGCCAGCGGCGACGCGACGGTCAAGGCGATGCTCGAGCTGGGCGCGCTCGACGACGACGAGGCCGAGCGGATCGTCGACCTGGCCGTCGACGCGGGTTTCGATTACGTGAAAAACTCCAGCGGCTGGGGCGAGGGCGGGACGGCGACCGTCGAACGGGTCGAGTTCCTCCGCGAGCGCGCGCCCGAGGACGTGAAGGTGAAAGCCAGCGGCGGGATCAAGACCCTGGCGGGCGCCGACGAACTGCTCGACGCGGGCGCGGACCTGCTCGGGGCGTCCAGCGGCGTCGAGATCGTCACCGGGGCCGTCGGCGATGGCGAGTACTGA
- a CDS encoding ABC transporter permease: MSDADDPPLRTDGGTADTGDARAVSRSGDSLLQRLISRREVGVFFGFLVLFGLIGVTRPDIFFNWGSMSGITSRLFRSVAPYIIIGIGMTYLIIGGEFDLSVGSMYAVGGITFAMLLNDFNLTVLAALAAVLVVGGVVGLTNGVIVTKAGVPSLITTIGMMSVLRGIAYYFTPAGSRQTPDLGLIDVFGGSITVAGLEIQNQIFWAIGLTVVFGFLLQKTRFGYHVYATGDDQDAAEMAGIDTDRVKILNFVLTAVLASFAGVVAISYFGSMFGSAGIGFELLVIAAVVIGGTNLFGGEGTLLGMFLGSLVIGVIPVLLVLNGMPVELQEFLTGVVIIVAVLLDIVIRR, encoded by the coding sequence ATGAGCGACGCGGACGACCCGCCGCTCCGCACCGACGGCGGGACCGCCGACACCGGCGACGCCCGAGCGGTGAGCCGGTCCGGTGACTCGCTGCTCCAACGCCTGATATCTCGCCGCGAGGTCGGCGTGTTCTTCGGGTTTCTGGTCCTCTTCGGGTTGATAGGGGTCACGCGACCGGACATCTTCTTCAACTGGGGCTCGATGTCCGGTATCACCTCGCGGCTGTTCCGGTCGGTCGCGCCCTACATCATCATCGGCATCGGGATGACCTACCTCATCATCGGCGGGGAGTTCGACCTGTCGGTCGGGTCGATGTACGCCGTCGGCGGCATCACCTTCGCGATGCTGCTGAACGATTTCAACCTCACCGTCCTCGCCGCGCTGGCCGCGGTGCTCGTGGTCGGCGGCGTCGTCGGGCTGACCAACGGCGTCATCGTCACGAAGGCCGGCGTCCCCTCGCTGATCACGACCATCGGCATGATGAGCGTCCTCCGCGGGATCGCCTACTACTTCACGCCCGCCGGGTCCAGACAGACGCCGGACCTGGGGCTGATCGACGTCTTCGGCGGGAGCATCACGGTCGCCGGCCTGGAGATCCAGAACCAGATCTTCTGGGCGATTGGGCTGACGGTCGTCTTCGGGTTCCTGCTCCAGAAGACCCGCTTTGGCTACCACGTCTACGCCACCGGCGACGACCAGGACGCCGCCGAGATGGCCGGTATCGACACCGACCGCGTCAAGATACTCAACTTCGTGCTGACGGCGGTGCTGGCGTCCTTTGCCGGCGTCGTCGCCATCTCCTACTTCGGGTCGATGTTCGGCTCGGCCGGCATCGGCTTCGAACTGCTCGTCATCGCCGCGGTCGTCATCGGCGGGACCAACCTCTTCGGCGGCGAGGGGACCCTGCTCGGCATGTTCCTCGGCTCGCTGGTCATCGGCGTCATCCCCGTCCTGCTCGTGCTGAACGGGATGCCCGTCGAGCTACAGGAGTTCCTCACCGGCGTCGTCATCATCGTCGCCGTCCTCCTCGACATCGTCATCCGCCGGTGA
- a CDS encoding transcription initiation factor IIB — protein sequence MTSTNQRVTGRHVQPIEHTDEETDRESKSERERDECPECGAAGITDEKRGETVCRECGVVLEEDVVDRGPEWRSFDARDKAQKSRVGSPTTEMLHDKGLSSVIDWQNKDANGQTLSAKKREQMSRLRTWDERFRSQSAQDRNLKQALGEIDRMASALGIPKDARETASVIYRRALDEELIPGRSIEAMATGSLYAGARQAGVPRTLDELETVSRVDRKEFARAYRYIARELELAMEPTDPAQYVPRLVSDLDLPEETKQRAVELLEAGKREAVHSGKNPVGLAAAAIYAAGRLTNVEVTQHEVADAADVSAVTIRDRYTELLDADDRAA from the coding sequence ATGACAAGCACGAACCAGCGAGTGACGGGCCGTCACGTCCAGCCCATCGAACACACGGACGAGGAGACCGACCGGGAGTCCAAGTCGGAGCGCGAGCGCGACGAGTGCCCGGAGTGCGGTGCGGCTGGGATCACCGACGAGAAGCGCGGCGAGACGGTCTGCCGGGAGTGCGGCGTCGTGCTGGAGGAGGACGTGGTCGACCGCGGTCCCGAGTGGCGGTCGTTCGACGCCCGCGACAAGGCCCAGAAGAGCCGCGTCGGGTCGCCGACGACCGAGATGCTCCACGACAAGGGGCTGTCGTCGGTCATCGACTGGCAGAACAAGGACGCCAACGGCCAGACGCTCTCGGCGAAGAAGCGCGAACAGATGTCCCGGCTGCGCACCTGGGACGAGCGGTTCCGTTCCCAGAGCGCACAGGACAGAAACCTCAAGCAGGCGCTGGGGGAGATCGACCGCATGGCGAGCGCGCTGGGTATCCCGAAGGACGCCCGCGAGACGGCCAGCGTCATCTACCGCCGCGCGCTCGACGAGGAACTCATCCCCGGCCGGTCCATCGAGGCGATGGCCACCGGGTCGCTGTACGCCGGCGCCCGCCAGGCGGGCGTCCCGCGCACGCTCGACGAACTCGAAACCGTGAGCCGCGTCGACCGCAAGGAGTTCGCGCGCGCGTACAGGTACATCGCCCGCGAACTCGAACTCGCGATGGAGCCCACCGACCCCGCCCAGTACGTCCCGCGGCTGGTCTCGGACCTGGACCTGCCCGAGGAGACCAAACAGCGGGCGGTCGAGCTGCTGGAAGCGGGCAAGCGCGAGGCGGTCCACTCCGGGAAGAACCCGGTCGGGCTCGCCGCGGCGGCCATCTACGCGGCCGGTCGACTCACTAACGTCGAGGTGACCCAGCACGAGGTCGCCGACGCCGCCGACGTGTCCGCCGTGACTATCCGCGACCGCTACACCGAACTGCTCGACGCCGACGACCGGGCCGCCTGA
- a CDS encoding VNG_1110C family protein — MSDPARLRDSTEILLPADAIEGLREDLERRFTLTIRREDCRVRIIGSPVEIKSASDFLARNGISVA, encoded by the coding sequence ATGTCCGATCCGGCCCGCCTCCGTGACAGCACGGAGATCCTCCTGCCAGCGGACGCCATCGAGGGGCTGCGCGAGGACCTCGAACGGCGGTTCACGCTCACGATCCGCCGGGAGGACTGTCGGGTGCGGATCATCGGCAGTCCCGTCGAGATAAAGAGCGCGAGCGACTTCCTCGCGCGCAACGGCATCTCCGTCGCCTGA
- a CDS encoding TIGR04206 family protein, whose amino-acid sequence MTDRETAAGSLSTGAFSRRRRALAVLAAGLVPWLVIPYEDAVGLVFSVALANTETLALTSVYDYVFVYTRGLPTELLAWPTATLLYGAGVASAALSRVDREDRRVTAGLFALAAFDVCYAVLGFSSFRAGTIAYPLGAVFLALAAWTSRP is encoded by the coding sequence ATGACCGACCGCGAGACGGCCGCCGGGTCGCTCTCCACTGGGGCGTTCTCCCGCCGTCGACGTGCCCTCGCGGTCCTGGCCGCCGGGCTCGTCCCGTGGCTCGTCATCCCCTACGAGGACGCCGTCGGGCTGGTCTTCTCGGTGGCACTCGCGAACACGGAGACGCTCGCGCTCACTTCGGTCTACGATTACGTCTTCGTGTACACGCGCGGGCTGCCGACCGAGCTGCTGGCGTGGCCGACGGCGACACTGCTGTACGGCGCAGGGGTCGCGAGCGCCGCGCTCTCGCGGGTCGACCGCGAGGACCGCCGCGTCACCGCCGGACTGTTCGCGCTGGCGGCGTTCGACGTGTGCTACGCCGTCCTCGGATTCTCGTCGTTCCGAGCGGGCACCATCGCCTACCCGCTCGGTGCCGTCTTCCTCGCCCTCGCGGCGTGGACGAGCCGTCCCTGA